The genomic region ACTCGTGTTTCACCGGGTCGTGCGCCAACCCCAGCCGTTTGTGGTGCAAGGGGGCGATCCTCAAAGTAAAGATCCCAATTTCCGAGGTCAGTTGGGAACGGGGGGATATATCGATCCGAGTACGGGTCGGGAACGCCGCATTCCCCTCGAAATTACGCCGGAAGGGGCGGACAGTCCGATTTATAGCCAAACGTTTAAAACGGCAGGAATTGCCCAGCAGTCCCCGGCTCTGCCCCACCGACGGGGTGCGGTGGCGATGGCCCGATCGCAGGCGCCGGATTCGGCCTCTTCTCAGTTTTACATTACTTTGGCCGACCTCGATTTTCTCAATGGGGATTATGCGGTGTTCGGCTACGTGACGGACGGGATGTCAGTGGTCGATACGATCGAACAGGGCGATCGCATCGATTCGGCTAAAGTTACGGAAGGTTTGGAAAACTTAAAAATCAACTGAAACCTTTAAGGTCATCTTCAATTTAGGGCGATCGCGAGATTTTAAACTGAGAAAGGGACAATCCTGTTCTCAGCTTAAAGTCTCATTTTTTTGGGTTGTTTGGCGATGTCGGTGCGTGTTGTGGTTACGGGGATCGGTCTGGTGTCGGCGTTGGGTCCGAGTTTGGCCGCGTCGTGGCAGTCTTTAAAGGAGGGTCGCACGGCGATCGCCCCCCGACAACCGTTTCCCGAATTGCCGCCCTATCCCCTCGCCATGGGCGATCGCACCCCTGTCCGATGGCTCGATTTAAGCCGCCAGGTCGTCGCTCAGGGGATTCGCGATGCCGAGTTGACGCTTCCCCTACCCGAATCTGGGGTGGTGGTCGGATCGAGTCGTTCCGCTCAGGGAGAATGGGAACGTTACGCGCGAGTGCAACAGTTGGGAAAACCTTTGGATCTCTCTCCTGACGCCTGGTTCGAGAGCTTACCCCACGCGGCGGCGATCGCCACGGCCCGCCAAATCGGCGCCTGCGGTCCGGTGTTGGCGCCGATGGCGGCTTGCGCGACGGGAATTTGGGCGATCTCCCGCGCCGTGGAGCTGATCCGAACGGGGCGCTGTCAGCGCGCGATCGCCGGAGCGGTCGAAGCCCCGATTACGCCCCTCACTTTAACTGGATTTTCCCGCATGGGCGCCCTCGCCCGTCACCACTGCGCCCCCTTCGATCGCGATCGCGACGGCTTGGTGTTGGGGGAAGGCGCCGCGATCTTCGTCCTCGAAAGTGCCGAACTCGCCTACCGCCGCCACGCCCGGATTTACGGCGAAATCGTCAGTTTTGGCTTAACTGCCGACGCCTACCACGGCAATGCCCCGGATCCCGAAGCGAAAGGGGCGATCGCGGCGATCGATCGATGTCTCGACCGCGCCCGTTGGTCCCCGGAGGAGATCGGTTACATTCACGCTCACGGGACCAGTACGCGCCTCAACGATGCCACCGAAGCCCGGATGATCCAGCAACGCTTTGCTCCCGACCTTCCCGTAAGCTCCACCAAAGGAGCCACCGGACATACCCTAGGAGCCTCTGGCGCCTTGGGAACCGCCTTTTGCTTGATGGCCCTGCACGATGGTCTCTTACCGCCCTGCGTCGGTTTGCGCGACCCGGAATTCGACCTCAATTTCGTCCGCCACCCCCTGAAGCGGGCGATCGATCGCGCTCTATGCTTCAGTTTTGGCTTTGGCGGACAGAATGCCGTTCTCGCGATCGCTAAACTGACCTGACCTCCTCTAGATTCCAGCAATTCTCCGGTAGAATCGGAACCCCAGACAATACTACAATTCTTTCAAAAGGGTATTAACCCCATACGCTCAATCTCAATTGAGTTTTGAAACGCGAGAGTTCACTGCTTCTTCGGTTCACGATGCCGGATATTGATAATGGATTTGGAATCGCATCGATTTATCTCTTACTTCGAGCCAGAACAAGCCACACAATTGTGTCAACTGGCGGTTATCGAACACTTTCCACAGGGGGCGATCGTTTTTGAAGAAAACCAAGTCCCGGATTCTTTATATTTAGTCCTCAGTGGCAAAGTTGAATTTAGCAAACAAACCACTCCACAGCACTATCAACCGATCGCCTGGGCGAAACCTAACGATTTTTTCGGTGAATTTGGCGTTTTGGACGGCAAACCCCGCAGCGCCCGTGCGGTAGCTTGCGAATCCTCCTGCTTGGCGAAAATTCCGCGCGATCGCCTCATGGAAATTTTAGAACGTACCCCCGGACGGGTCGTTTTAAAAATTTTCGATCGCATCATTCACTATTTACGCAGCACCACCGATCTGTATATCAATCAAGTGATTCACAAACAAAAAATGGCTTTAGTCGGAGAAATGGTCAACACGATCGTTCACGACTTTAAAAGCCCCTTCACGGGCATTCATTTAGCCAGTTCTATGTTAAAAGAACTGCACCCCGATGACGACACTCAAGAATGGTGCGATTTAATTCAAGCTCAAGTTACCCGCATGATGGCCATGGCGGAAGAAGTTCTAGAATTCACCCGGGGAAGCGCCACCCTTCACAAGAAAAAGATCGATATTTCTGCGATTTTGAAGCGTTTTGAGAAACTTAATCGGATTTATTTTAAAGAAGCGAAGGTGAACTTCGAGGTCGTCGCCGAAGAAAATATCTGGATCGAAGCCGATGAAAGCAAACTGATGCGTGTTTTGCAAAATTTAACGGGCAACGCTGTAGATGCAATGGAAGATCGCGGTGGTTATATTAAAATTATGACTCGTGCGGATAAAAATTGGCTCTATTTGACGATCGCCGATAACGGTCCCGGAATTCCCGAGTTGATTAGAGAACGGTTATTTGAGCCATTCGTTACTTACGGAAAGCGCAGTGGTACGGGGCTGGGAACGGCGATCGCTAAATCCATTATTGACGCACATGGAGGCGAAATTAGTTTTATCTCGGAACTGGAAAAAGGGACGACATTTTCAATCCGTTTTCCCTTACATTCAGAGTTGGATTCAGAAATAAATAGAGAACTCGAAACACCTTTGAATTCAGCAAGTGAATATTAAAAAACACATTCTATAGTTGAATCGATGAGTTAACCTAGCTTGAGTTGTCAGAATAATTGCCAAAATAATATCGATCGCGATCTTTACCTAAAAGGTCTTAATCGATCCTTAAGTTAGATAGAACTCCTATCTGAGTTGTGATTTTTTTTGAAATGAGAATCTACTGACGGTTTTAAGCGATCGCGCATGAGTATAAATTTTTTTACGTTAGTGAACCACACCCAAAGCAAGAATGAAAAATAAACTTTTTAAATCATTCATTTTTAGATCGTGAGTTTCAGAAACGTCATGTATTTTCCAAAACAATTTTATACTTTCTTGCTTATTTCAACAAATATATCTTCAAAAATAAACATCATTCAAACTGAAATAAATGCAATTAACCGAAAAAATACTATCTCAAATACCCGGTAATCCTTGGAAAGGATTGCAAGCGGTCGATCGCCGTTGGCAAGCCTTAAAAGAAGGGAATATACCCCAGTCATCGCCGATCGCGCAAAATGAGGACCCTCTAGGAGAATTAGAATGGGATGTAGTGATTAGTGGGGGAACATTAGGGATATTTATTGGGGCGGCGTTGGCGAAAAAAGGCTGGCGGGTTGCCGTTTTAGAACGAGGAATTTTAAAAGGTCGCAATCAAGAATGGAACGTTTCGCGATCGGAATTAGATGTATTTATAAAACTCGGATTACTCGATCGCGACGAACTGGAACGGGCGATCGCCACCGAGTACAATCCCGCGAGAATTCAATTCGATCGCGGTCCAGAATTCTTAATCCGAGATGTTCTCAACCTCGGTGTCGATCCCGTTTATTTACTCGACCTTCTCAAAACTCGGTTTCTCGAAGCCGGGGGAAAACTGTTTGAAAATACCGCCTTTGAAGGGGCGACGGTTCACCCCGATGGCATCGCCATTCAAACCCGCACGACAGTGCAAAACGATCCAGAAGCAAACACCTTGTTTAAAAGTCGCTTATTACTCGACGTGATGGGGCATTTTTCGCCAATTGTCAACCAAGCCCGTCGGGGACAAAAACCGGATGGGGTCTGTTTGGTCGTGGGAACTTGTGCGCAAGGATTTCCGGCTAACGAAACAGGGGATTTAATGGTTTCGTTTACGCCGATTCAAAAACAATGCCAGTATTTTTGGGAAGCATTTCCGGCGCGGGACGGACGGACGACTTATTTATTTACCTATGTCGATGCATCGCCGGAAAGATTGAGTTTGGTGGAATTATTTGAGGACTATTGGCGCTTGTTACCGCAATACCAGAACGTGGAGTGCGATCGCCTCGAAGTCGTCAGGGCCTTATTTGGCTTTTTTCCGGCATATCGGCAAAGTCCATTAAAATCGCCGTGGAATCGCCTTGTTTTTGTCGGCGACAGTAGCGGAATCCAATCGCCGTTGAGTTTTGGAGGCTTTGGGGCGATGTTGCGCCATCTCGAACGATTGCAAAGGGGGATTGACGAAGCTTTAGATCGGGATCTACTCGATGCGAAAGCATTGGGGAAATTGCAACCGTATCAACCGAATATTGCCGTGACCTGGTTGTTTCAAAAAGCGATGAGTATTCCGAGCGATCGCCCAGTCCAACCGAACCAAATTAACGATTTGCTCTCCGGTGTTTTTGCCGATATGAAACAATTGGGCGATCCGGTTCTCAAACCGTTTTTACAAGATGTGATTCAATTTGGGGGACTGTCGCAAACGTTGTTGAAAACGGGATTAACGCGTCCGGGGGCGATCGTCCCGGTGGTGGGTCAAGTGGGGTGGTCGGCGCTGATAGACTGGATGCAGCAGTATCTGAATTTAGGGCTGTATAGTGCGTTGTCGGCGATCGCCCGACCTTTAACCGATTCGATTGAAAAGTTGCCGCCCAAGGGACAATATTACTGTCGTCGTTGGTTTGAAGGGTGGTACTACGGTTCTGGAAAGGATCGGGACGCCTCGGATCGTTGACGGACGGTAGAGATTCAGTTTCAATGCAGGTTTGAGATGCACTGTAGCGAACTTGCTCGGGATCGGCGATCGCCCAGGGGAAACGCATCGAAGCGAGGACACTCAACTCGATCGCGTGCGATCGATCCCATTTCCAGCTTATCTTTCCGAATCTCTTGCCAGTGTCAGCCGTTGAAAATGTTTGACTTGTTATTTTCCGAGTTGGATTCGCCGTTATCTGGCGATTCGAGAGGGGGTCGCGGAACATGAGGGTCGAGATCGCAACATTTTCAATCATTGTCCCGATTGTCTGCAGTTGACAGCTACAAGCAAACCTGGCACAGTCCCCGGAGGTTTTATGAAAAAGTTGCAACCTTTTGCTCAAAGTTGGCGCAAGCTTAATATTACGGGCAAATTTACCTCTGCATTTATCGGGCTGATGCTCTTATTATCTGGAGTTGCTTTGACTGGATGGGTTTCGTTGAACTTCGTCCGTCGCGAGACGGAAGCGGCGATCGTTACGAGTCTGCAGATGCAACGATTGGTCTTCCAAATGAATGCAGCGTTGGATCGGGCCCGCCGTCAAGAACGGGATTTTTTCGAGCAATGGTCTAGTGCGGGTTTTTTAAATGCGCGCGATGACTATGCGGCGGAACATGGCGAACAAATTCAGCAGGTCTTGCGGATTAGCGACGAGTTGCAAAAGTTACTCGCCAGCGCCAAGGTTAGCGATGCACTGCGCCAAAGCAATCCCGATGTCATCGCCTATGTGGAAATGGTGCAGAATTACGCGAGTAGTTTTAAAGAAGCGGTCGCCTTGGTCGGCGAATTGGGAATGGATCGCACCGGGGTTCTTTCCCAACTCGAACAAAAATCGGATTTACTGCTCGATACCTTGCAATTGGCGGGGGAGTCGGAGTTGATCGCGTTATACAGTCAGATGCAGGCGTCGGAAAAACAATACTTGCTCGAACGCGAAACTTCGGCGCGTCAAGGGTTGTACAAGGCGGTGGAGGACTTGCGCGAGGCGATCGTGCGATCGCCCGGTTTGGATGTGTCCCGTCAGGTGTCGGCGTTGGAGGAGTTGAAGGATTACGAAGCGGTGGTCGAGCAGATCGTCATGCTCGATGTCGAAATTCGCTCCCAAGTCGAGGGGTTCGATCGCCAGGCGGCAGAAGTGTCCGATAAACTATTATCGGTAGTCGCCGACGAAGTGGAACGGGCGCGATCGCAAATTGCGAAAACCAGTCGCGCCGCCAGTTGGCTGTTAGTGGCGGCGTTACTCGCGGCGGTGATTCTCGCCAGCGCGATCGCCCAAGAATTCGTCTTCGCCTTGCGCCAACTGGAAATCGAACAAGCTAAATCCGAGCGTCTTTTACTCAATATCTTGCCCGAAACGATCGCCGATCGCCTCAAACAAAAACCGGAAACGATCGCCGATAACTTTACCGAAGTGACCATTTTATTCGCCGATATCGTCGGGTTTACCAAACTCTCGGCCCGGGTTTCGCCGACGGAGTTGGTCAACTTACTCAACGAAATTTTTTCCGAATTTGACGGATTGGCCGATCGCTGGAACTTGGAGAAAATTAAAACAATCGGCGATGCGTATATGGTCGTCGGCGGATTGCCGGATCCGTCCGACGACCACGCCGCCTCGATCGCCGAAATGGCCCTCGACATGCAAGCGGCGATCGCCCATTTCAATGAAAAATATGCGAACAGCCACGACCAACCGATCGACATTCGCATCGGAATCAATACCGGGGCCGTCGTCGCCGGGGTCATCGGTCAGAAAAAGTTTATTTACGACCTCTGGGGGGATGCGGTCAATACCGCCAGTCGCATGGAATCTCACGGGATACCCGGTTCGATTCAAGTGTCTGCATCTACTTACGAGTTATTGCAAAATGATTATATTTTTGAAGATCGCGGCGTCATTTCCGTCAAAGGAAAAGGCGAAATGAAAACGTATTTACTCGTCGGTCGCAAAGTCGAAACCCCGATCGGCGTTGCTTGAGCGATCGCGCCCGTTATATTAAAGGGAGTTGAATCGATTGGCGATCGCTTTTGTCGTCCTTTGCATTCGTTCGTTTCTCCCGAATTATTTATGAGTTCTTCTACCGAATCTGTTTCCGCCTCCATGACTGCCGAATCCCAGGAGTCGCGATCGCACAATCCGCTTCTAGGACGGTCGTTAGATGAATTGACCGCATGGGTGGTAGCACGCGGCCAACCCGCCTATCGCGGCAAACAACTGTACAATTGGATTTACGATCGCTCGGCGCGATCGCTCGGCGAAATTACGGTTTTTCCGAAGTCCTGGCGCCAGCAAGTCGCCGATTTCCCCATCGGGCGATCGCAGGTTCACTACCGTTCCCAAGCGCCGGACGAAACGGTTAAATACTTACTCAAACTCGCCGACGATACGGTGATCGAAACCGTCGGGATTCCTACGAAAAAACGCCTCACGGTTTGCGTTTCTTCTCAAGTGGGCTGTCCGATGGCGTGCGAATTTTGTGCCACGGGAAAAGGGGGGTTTATCCGCAACTTAGCCCCTCATGAAATTGTCGATCAAGTTTTGCAGGTTCGCGAAGACTTCGGGCGCCGCGTCAGCCATATCGTGTTTATGGGAATGGGCGAACCGTTGCTCAATCTCGATAACGTCCTGGCGGCGGTGCGATCGATCAACGAAGACCTCGGTATCGGTCAGCGATCGATTACCATTTCTACGGTGGGAATCCGCGATCGCATCGTCAAACTCGCCCGCCATCGCGGACAGTTTACCCTCGCCGTCAGTCTGCACGCTTCCAACCAACCCCAGCGAGAACAACTGATTCCCAGTGCGGGAGGGTATCCCCTCGATGCTTTAATCGCCGACTGTCGCGACTATGTCAAACTCACGGGCCGTCGTCTGACCTTTGAATATATCTTGCTCGCCGGAGTCAACGACACCCTCGAAAATGCAGTCGAACTGGCGGACTTATTGCGCGGTTTCCAAACTCACGTCAATTTGATTCCCTACAATCCCATTAACGAAGTCGATTTTAAACGCCCCGACAGGCGGCGAATCGCTGATTTTGTCGCCGCCTTAGAGGCGCGTCATATTGCCGTCAGCGTTCGGTATTCCCGAGGATTGGAAGCCGATGCCGCTTGCGGTCAATTAAGAGCCTTGAAGCTCTGATTTCGCTTGCCGATTGCGCTTAAACTTGGGTGGCATACGTCCCGGGGGCGTATGCTTCGACCACTCGTCCGGTCCGCGAACAGGTCACCATGAAATAGTCACAAACGGGGCATTGGGTTTGTGTTTGTTTGAGATGCACGAAGTGGTAACGTTCGGCATGGTTGCCGCAATTCGGACAGCGAATGGCTTGAATCGTTTGCATTTTAAAAACCTCTCAATTTTATCGATTCACGAGCAGGACAATCCGTGAATGGATGGCGCGCCCCAGGGTGACTGTCGCCCTTTCGATCCGAATCTTAATTTCAGGAAAACTCGACTTTAGAAAGATGAGGCGATCGGGCAGTCGGCTGCCGAATCGATCGAACCTCCGTTTTGTAAAATTCCAGTCTATCTTTCTTAAAGAAAATCAAAAATCTATCTAAAGGCGTAAAGTAGAAGTCGCACCCCGAATATTTCGGATCGATGGCTCGGTCAATTGCATTATCTCATGAGTTTGATGAATTTTGATAATCAAATGATGCCCGGGGATCGCCCGGTATGAAAGTGATCCCCACCGAGAACAAACGTGATCTCGATCGCTTTTTTGGGCAACTTTCCTTTTCTTTTGGGCGCCAGTCTAGGCCGCGATCGCGATCGCTTGGAAGGGTTTATGCTGACCTCAATTGCCGCCCGAATTGACACCTCAGCGACCCAAGTGTCCCGGGGAAATGCCCGCGATCGCCTGATAGAAATAAACCGAATTTGTAGCGATTTTGTCTTTTTAGATTTTTTTCGGTTTTATCGATATTTTGTTAACTAAAATACACAAATGCACGGCGAGGGGCGATCGATCGGGCGATCGTGTCGGTTCGTGAAAGGTCTTCGATCCAGGCAAAATCAAAAGGGAAGTCAAGATCCTGACTTCCCTTTTTGTTCGCTGATTTGAGAACGGAGAGGGGGGGATTCGAACCCCCGATGGCTGTGACACCATAACAGATTTCGAGTCTGCCGCATTCAACCGCTCTGCCACCTCTCCAAAGGTTCCGGTTTAAAATTTGGACACCTTACCCATAATAGCTCAAATCACCGAGCTTGGATCGCCAAAATTGGAATTTTCTCAGATTTTCTCAACCTCGATCGCACGCCTAGATCCAAGGGATTCGGTCTTCGGCGATCGCGCCGTGGGACTCAAAGCCTTGAGTGGGAGTCCATCGGACGGCGCCTTCGAGTCCGGTAATGTAAATGCGGATATTTTTTTGTTCTAATAGGGTCGCCGTCGCCGGATCGATCTCCTCCGAAGCGGCGATCGCCACTTCCGGTTGCAAGGCATCGAGCAAATAGGGTGTCACTTGGTCTCCCGACCACCACAACACGTCTAAAGACGACTCCGGACGCGATCCGGGAAGAATTCCCGCTCCCAACCAGCGATTTTGTTGGGAAGGGTCGAGATTGCCCAACCACAACCAAGTTTGACCGTCAAATTGCAATTCCACCACCATCGGCTCGAACGAAATCGGACGGACGGCGATCGCGCCAAATTTAAGGGTTTCATCCTCTCGTAACGGTTCGTAACTGCCCTCAAATTGTTCCAAATCGTGCAAGATGGCTTCGTGGGAGAGGAGATCCCCCTCCTCCGGCGAAGGTTCGGGAGCTGAAAATAAAGCAATATCGAGGCGATCGAACAGTTGGTGCCAGCCTGTATTGCTCGATACGGGAGCAGTAGAGATCGCCCAATCCAGACGGGCGATCGCCTGCTGGCGGAAAAAGGGCAAAATCGTAAACTGGGTCGTGCGATCGTCGCCACTGTTGACTAACGCCACCTGTCCGCGATTTTGAATCACCAACACCGGATCGCGCGGCGTCGCCAACACGGTCATCTGTACCACCGTCGCCTTAGCGTGCAATGTCGGCGTCACTACCAAGGCGATCGCGAACAGCACCCCCAATCCCCAGCGCCGTTGACGCTGCAGCCACGGAATCACCCAGATCGCGGCGATCGTCGTGTAGAGTAAAACCACTTGGGCGATGGATAACGCCCCGGTCGCCACGGAATTGCCCGGCAAATTCGCGAAAAATTCGACAATTTCGAGCAATCCCTCTACGGGATAGTAGAGCAACCAAGCCAAGGCACTGCCCGCCAAGGGCCAGATGGCTCCGGCGATCGCACTGATAAAGCCGCCAATCGTAATCGCCGACACTAACGGCGTCGTTATTAAATTAACCGCAATACTATAAGGAGAAACGACATGAAAGACGTACAGTTGTAGGGGTAAGGTCCAGATCGTCGCCGCGATCGGTACCGCTAGCGCCGAGGCGATCGTCACGGGCAGCCAATCCAAGCGCTCCACAATGCTCGGTACCGTCACCAATAGCCCCAAGGTCGCCAAAAAACTGAGTTGAAAGCCCAAATCCCAAATCCAACCCGGTTGCAGCAATAACAAAATCGTTGCCGCCAACAGTAACGAACCCAAGGGTTTGACTTGTTTTTGCAATAAGGGCGCCAGTAAGGCGGCAAATCCCATAATCGCTGCCCGCGATACCGATGCCGAGCCTCCGGTTAAGATGACATATAACATTAAAACCGCGCTTCCCGCACCAAATTGGAGCCGTTCGGACAACGGGCGGGTCAGCAAGCGAACTAAACTGAGAATCAGGGCGACGTGGAAGCCGGAAGCGGCTAAAACATGGGCCAATCCGACTTGAATAAAGCGATCGCGCACTTCGATCGACAAATCTACGACCCGCCGTCCCAAGACGATCGCGCTGACTAACGGGCCGTGAGGGACGCCCAACCACCGAACCTGCGATCGCACGATCCGCCGTTGCACGCGCCACAAGCCCCAGCCTTCCTCCCTCGTTTCCGAGAGAAAATAGACTTGTTCCCCTCGCAGTCCGGCAAAGCTTCCCCGACTGGCTAAGTAAGCTTGGAAGTCAAACGCCCCGGGATTTTTCGGCGGTTCCGGTTTGTAGAGTTCGCCGGAAATGGAAAGTCTGCGTCCGGGATGCACGCCCGTCCCTTGCAGTAAGGGAACGGTAACGTATAACTTGCCACTGACGGGTTGGGTGCGACTGGTAGGGGGAACGGTGGCGATCGGATCTGCGGAACCGACCAACTCGTTGAGTTGGGTCACGTCAAACCAAAATTGCACCTTATTGGATCGGGTCAAGCGCGGCGTGCTGGTGACTTTTCCCAATACGGTGACGGCGGGTTGTTCGCCAATCCCCGTGGTAGGGGCGATATAGTGGCTGATGTCGTCGGTTTGAGGTTGCGGGAGGCGCAGTTGTAAGTAAAAGGCGGCGATTAAGGCAAGGGCGCCCGCAGCAATAAAAAAGGCAGGCTTGAGACCTGCTTTCAAACACCGAAGATAACCGGGAAGTTTGAGGAAGACGCCGATTCCCGCTCCTATTCCTAAAACGAGCAGTCCGTATCGACCTCCAGGAATTGCACTGGCGAGCAATCCGGCAATATAGGCCAAACACAGAAGGATAAGGGGCGCAGCAGTCATCGGGCGTCGCTTCCTCTAAGATTGAAAAGGGTTGAGGGTCACACGAGTTCGGTTACAGGGATAAGCCGAGTTTTAAGCCGAGTAAGGCATGGAGGACGATCAGACCGAGGACGATGCTCCCTAAGTAAGCGTGGGCGGTTCTCAGGTTGGGGCGATCGTCGCCAAAGTTGAGGGAGAGAATACTGTTAATGCCTAATAAGATCAGGGCGATCGATCCGGTCCAAAAATGAGGACTTTCTAGAATCGGTTCGCGCTGCATGACTAAGGAGAGTAATCCTCCCGTGTAGCCTAATGCCATGAATAAGAACATCCACGGGGCGAGTTTGCGGTGGTCGCTACGACTTTGGACGGCGGTTTCGCCTGCGCCGACCACCCGGGCGCGCCATCCGGACCAGCCGACATAACTGCCCATGACGAAGACGACAATCCCCATCATGAGGGGATGGCCCCAATGGACGATCGGTTCGGGGATGCCTAGGTTGCGAAACTGACTGGCGATCGGTTCGAGGATTTGCGTGAGATCCATGAGTAATTGGTGATTTTGAGGGGAAACGGGTTAATGGGGTTGGAAGTGAGCGCTAAATTGCGGCGATCGGGCGGGTTTACGCTGCCGATGCCGTTTCCGTCGGGGTAGAAGAGTTGAGCAAGGGAAATCCCAAGGCTTCTCGCTGTTCTAAGTACAGTTGGGCAACCCGCCTTGCTAAATGACGGATCCGACCGATGTATCTCGTCCGTTCGGTCACCGCAATCACGCCTCTCGCATCGAGCAAGTTGAAGGTGTGGGAGCATTTGAGAACGTAGTCCAAAGTCGGTAAAACTAACCCGCGATCGACCAACTGTTGGGCTTCCTGTTCGTACAGCCCAAATAAAGTAAACAGCAATTCCGGATTCGACGCCTCAAAGTTATAAGTACACTGCTCGATTTCCCCTTGCAAGTGAACGTCGCCATATCGAATGTCGTCAGTCCAAGCGATCTTCGCCATCGCATCGATATTTTGGAGATACATCGCCAATCTCTCCAATCCATAGGTGATTTCAATCGATACCGGACGGCAATCAATTCCCCCACATTGTTGAAAGTAGGTGAACTGGGTGATTTCCATCCCGTCGAGCCAAACTTCCCAACCCACGCCCCACGCCGCCACGGTTGGTGCTTCCCAGTTATCTTCCACAAAGCGAATATCGTGATCCTCCGGCGCAATTCCCAGCGCTCTTAAAGAATCTAGGTAAATCTCTTGGATGTTATTGGGGGAGGGTTTGAGTAAAACTTGGTATTGGTAATAGTGCTGATAACGATTGGGGTTTTCTCCATAGCGACCGTCTGTCGGTCTGCGACACGGTTCGATAT from Oxynema aestuarii AP17 harbors:
- the glyQ gene encoding glycine--tRNA ligase subunit alpha; translation: MNFQSLVATLNQFWSDRGCLIAQPYDMEKGAGTMNPHTFLRAIGPEPWSVAYIEPCRRPTDGRYGENPNRYQHYYQYQVLLKPSPNNIQEIYLDSLRALGIAPEDHDIRFVEDNWEAPTVAAWGVGWEVWLDGMEITQFTYFQQCGGIDCRPVSIEITYGLERLAMYLQNIDAMAKIAWTDDIRYGDVHLQGEIEQCTYNFEASNPELLFTLFGLYEQEAQQLVDRGLVLPTLDYVLKCSHTFNLLDARGVIAVTERTRYIGRIRHLARRVAQLYLEQREALGFPLLNSSTPTETASAA
- a CDS encoding DUF4079 domain-containing protein, with protein sequence MDLTQILEPIASQFRNLGIPEPIVHWGHPLMMGIVVFVMGSYVGWSGWRARVVGAGETAVQSRSDHRKLAPWMFLFMALGYTGGLLSLVMQREPILESPHFWTGSIALILLGINSILSLNFGDDRPNLRTAHAYLGSIVLGLIVLHALLGLKLGLSL
- a CDS encoding ComEC/Rec2 family competence protein produces the protein MTAAPLILLCLAYIAGLLASAIPGGRYGLLVLGIGAGIGVFLKLPGYLRCLKAGLKPAFFIAAGALALIAAFYLQLRLPQPQTDDISHYIAPTTGIGEQPAVTVLGKVTSTPRLTRSNKVQFWFDVTQLNELVGSADPIATVPPTSRTQPVSGKLYVTVPLLQGTGVHPGRRLSISGELYKPEPPKNPGAFDFQAYLASRGSFAGLRGEQVYFLSETREEGWGLWRVQRRIVRSQVRWLGVPHGPLVSAIVLGRRVVDLSIEVRDRFIQVGLAHVLAASGFHVALILSLVRLLTRPLSERLQFGAGSAVLMLYVILTGGSASVSRAAIMGFAALLAPLLQKQVKPLGSLLLAATILLLLQPGWIWDLGFQLSFLATLGLLVTVPSIVERLDWLPVTIASALAVPIAATIWTLPLQLYVFHVVSPYSIAVNLITTPLVSAITIGGFISAIAGAIWPLAGSALAWLLYYPVEGLLEIVEFFANLPGNSVATGALSIAQVVLLYTTIAAIWVIPWLQRQRRWGLGVLFAIALVVTPTLHAKATVVQMTVLATPRDPVLVIQNRGQVALVNSGDDRTTQFTILPFFRQQAIARLDWAISTAPVSSNTGWHQLFDRLDIALFSAPEPSPEEGDLLSHEAILHDLEQFEGSYEPLREDETLKFGAIAVRPISFEPMVVELQFDGQTWLWLGNLDPSQQNRWLGAGILPGSRPESSLDVLWWSGDQVTPYLLDALQPEVAIAASEEIDPATATLLEQKNIRIYITGLEGAVRWTPTQGFESHGAIAEDRIPWI